The Amphiura filiformis chromosome 12, Afil_fr2py, whole genome shotgun sequence genome includes a region encoding these proteins:
- the LOC140165575 gene encoding snaclec 1-like, giving the protein METKSGPFMRLILLIILLSFSCKSEQDTGYCDADWIPFEDYCYYVEAVTKLPFKEASNFCQILGGNLTSIHNSKEQSFLEEQFMEPIGDDLWIGLHDITNEGHFEWIDGSAALSYTNWYPGSPDNYYRGEDCVNLLAKGVIVLWVVRECNNTFYFICKKLPVVVPEEACHANVTQHMDLQLTWPQTAVGELAWSNEKCSLGTSRVGWPLAGRLCNISTGSGQAEWDSPHMLGCSAETTDSDIAQEGGISTKIRHRSSDIICNYQSGWYGN; this is encoded by the exons ATGGAGACCAAATCTGGTCCGTTCATGAGGCTCATTCTGCTGATTATCCTGTTATCCTTCTCATGCAAGTCGGAGCAAG ACACGGGATACTGCGATGCAGATTGGATTCCATTTGAAGATTATTGTTACTATGTAGAAGCAGTGACAAAGTTGCCTTTTAAGGAAGCcagtaatttttgccaaattctGGGTGGGAATCTGACAAGTATACATAATTCGAAAGAGCAGTCATTTCTTGAGGAAC AATTTATGGAGCCAATTGGCGACGATTTATGGATAGGACTGCATGATATCACCAACGAAGGACATTTTGAATGGATCGATGGAAGTGCGGCG TTGAGCTATACAAATTGGTATCCTGGGTCACCCGACAATTATTATCGTGGAGAAGATTGTGTGAATTTGTTGGCCAAAGGGGTCATTGTGCTATGGGTGGTCAGGGAATGCAACAATACCTTTTACTTCATCTGTAAGAAGCTACCAG TTGTAGTACCAGAAGAGGCTTGTCACGCAAATGTTACTCAGCATATGGATCTTCAATTAACATGGCCACAAACAGCAGTAGGAGAACTAGCCTGGAGTAACGAGAAGTGCTCGCTTGGCACGAGCAGAG TTGGATGGCCATTGGCTGGTCgtttatgtaacatatctactgGATCAGGGCAGGCAGAGTGGGACTCTCCACATATGCTGGGTTGTTCAGCTGAAACAACAGATTCAGATATAGCACAGGAAGGAGGTATATCAACAAAaattcgccatagaagtagtgATATAATATGTAATTACCAAAGTGGAtggtatggtaattaa